The following proteins come from a genomic window of Portunus trituberculatus isolate SZX2019 chromosome 35, ASM1759143v1, whole genome shotgun sequence:
- the LOC123513066 gene encoding histone PARylation factor 1-like isoform X4 encodes MAWDLHVHGLAAASLSQWNEAFEETAKYISKRLHSEGDFEETDERTKRSKLNDEERQVEEPAISEAVLKEFNDSYQRIPIPLDPSSALDSDCEQEDPEEEVAKGQDFLVQDSPEEARFSVEQKFLLEMPSDFFDFWECCTNINKEKPEEALLKAGLTLVGPYDVLTGKLKKIKERKVSHYVCHWRYYYDPPEFMTVIAGDKDEFHIGYYRDDPFHLPCFVASMSTVKQGQIIPLGENIFAGVCSYLKQRMKEENPFKKAPLQRLYKEVESFAKKNDYSLLSVTKHMKKRNKKVVAKTFHGGGIVVPVENDVGYRELPETYGNLKKMLQKVVDSKTEDEQMKNFDAIQEIITNVQFAFDEGDSGTGIELGLNLFTFGGEVFHKPLLHLLSVGYDLLERDPFIDILQAHLRNRRRGSQMSILDPDS; translated from the exons GAAacagatgaaagaacaaaaagaagtaaGTTAAATGATGAGGAACGCCAGGTTGAAGAACCTGCAATCAGTGAGGCAGTTCTTAAAG AATTCAATGACTCATACCAGAGGATTCCAATTCCTTTAGACCCTTCATCAGCTCTAGACTCTGACT GTGAACAAGAAGACCCAGAAGAGGAAGTTGCCAAAGGACAAGACTTCTTGGTTCAAGATTCCCCTGAAGAGGCAAGATTTAGTGTTGAACAAAAATTCTTACTGGAAATGCCAAGTGACTTTTTTGACTTCTGGGAATGTTGTACAAATATTAACAAAGAAAAGCCAGAAG AGGCATTGCTGAAGGCTGGTCTGACACTAGTGGGTCCATATGATGTTTTAACAGGGAAactgaagaagataaaagagagaaaagtatctCACTATGTTTGTCATTGGAGATACTACTATGATCCTCCAGAATTTATg ACTGTGATAGCCGGAGATAAGGATGAATTCCACATTGGATATTATCGTGATGATCCATTTCACTTGCCTTGTTTTGTGGCATCAATGTCCACTGTTAAACAAGGGCAGATTATACCCTTGGGAGAAAATATATTTGCTGGAGTCTG TTCTTACTTAAagcaaaggatgaaggaagaaaatcctTTCAAGAAAGCTCCTTTACAGAGACTTTACAAGGAAGTAGAGTCTTTTGCAAAGAAGAACGATTACTCCCTGTTGTCTGTCACCAAacatatgaagaagaggaataagaaggtgGTGGCCAAGACCTTCCATGGTGGCGGCATTGTGGTTCCTGTAGAGAATGATGTGGGTTACAGAGAGCTTCCTGAAACATATG GGAATCTGAAGAAGATGCTACAGAAGGTGGTAGACTCCAAAACTGAGGATGAACAGATGAAGAACTTTGATGCTATTCAAGAAATTATAACTAATGTGCAGTTTGCCTTTGATGAAGGAGACAGTG GTACAGGCATTGAGCTTGGACTGAACCTCTTCACCTTTGGAGGAGAGGTGTTCCACAAACCCTTATTGCACCTGCTGAGTGTTGGTTATGACTTGCTAGAAAGGGACCCTTTCATTGACATATTACAG gCTCATCTCAGAAACAGACGGCGAGGTAGTCAGATGAGCATCCTGGACCCTGATAGTTGA
- the LOC123513066 gene encoding histone PARylation factor 1-like isoform X3, with protein MAWDLHVHGLAAASLSQWNEAFEETAKYISKRLHSEGDFEETDERTKRSKLNDEERQVEEPAISEAVLKGEQEDPEEEVAKGQDFLVQDSPEEARFSVEQKFLLEMPSDFFDFWECCTNINKEKPEEALLKAGLTLVGPYDVLTGKLKKIKERKVSHYVCHWRYYYDPPEFMTVIAGDKDEFHIGYYRDDPFHLPCFVASMSTVKQGQIIPLGENIFAGVCSYLKQRMKEENPFKKAPLQRLYKEVESFAKKNDYSLLSVTKHMKKRNKKVVAKTFHGGGIVVPVENDVGYRELPETYGNLKKMLQKVVDSKTEDEQMKNFDAIQEIITNVQFAFDEGDSGTGIELGLNLFTFGGEVFHKPLLHLLSVGYDLLERDPFIDILQAHLRNRRRGSQMSILDPDS; from the exons GAAacagatgaaagaacaaaaagaagtaaGTTAAATGATGAGGAACGCCAGGTTGAAGAACCTGCAATCAGTGAGGCAGTTCTTAAAG GTGAACAAGAAGACCCAGAAGAGGAAGTTGCCAAAGGACAAGACTTCTTGGTTCAAGATTCCCCTGAAGAGGCAAGATTTAGTGTTGAACAAAAATTCTTACTGGAAATGCCAAGTGACTTTTTTGACTTCTGGGAATGTTGTACAAATATTAACAAAGAAAAGCCAGAAG AGGCATTGCTGAAGGCTGGTCTGACACTAGTGGGTCCATATGATGTTTTAACAGGGAAactgaagaagataaaagagagaaaagtatctCACTATGTTTGTCATTGGAGATACTACTATGATCCTCCAGAATTTATg ACTGTGATAGCCGGAGATAAGGATGAATTCCACATTGGATATTATCGTGATGATCCATTTCACTTGCCTTGTTTTGTGGCATCAATGTCCACTGTTAAACAAGGGCAGATTATACCCTTGGGAGAAAATATATTTGCTGGAGTCTG TTCTTACTTAAagcaaaggatgaaggaagaaaatcctTTCAAGAAAGCTCCTTTACAGAGACTTTACAAGGAAGTAGAGTCTTTTGCAAAGAAGAACGATTACTCCCTGTTGTCTGTCACCAAacatatgaagaagaggaataagaaggtgGTGGCCAAGACCTTCCATGGTGGCGGCATTGTGGTTCCTGTAGAGAATGATGTGGGTTACAGAGAGCTTCCTGAAACATATG GGAATCTGAAGAAGATGCTACAGAAGGTGGTAGACTCCAAAACTGAGGATGAACAGATGAAGAACTTTGATGCTATTCAAGAAATTATAACTAATGTGCAGTTTGCCTTTGATGAAGGAGACAGTG GTACAGGCATTGAGCTTGGACTGAACCTCTTCACCTTTGGAGGAGAGGTGTTCCACAAACCCTTATTGCACCTGCTGAGTGTTGGTTATGACTTGCTAGAAAGGGACCCTTTCATTGACATATTACAG gCTCATCTCAGAAACAGACGGCGAGGTAGTCAGATGAGCATCCTGGACCCTGATAGTTGA